In Nitratireductor mangrovi, the genomic window CCTCAAGCTCACCGGCAGAACAGTTCTGATGCGATTGCAAAACAACTGGATTTAGACATCAAGCAGTTTGCCGGCAAGGTTATCGGCAGCTACTGGCCGATACGGGGTGAACCAGATCTGCGCAACTGGGGCATCGAGGTCGCAGAACGTGGTGGCCGCATCGCGCTCCCCGTTGTCATTGAAAAGGGCCAGCCTCTCGAATATCGGATATGGACCCCCGGCGATCCGTTGGAGCGGGGCGTGTGGAACATCCTTGTTCCGACACGTAGGGCCGCGGTGCAGCCGGACGTCGTCATCGCGCCGCTCGTCGGATTCGACCCACAGAACTATCGGCTCGGGTATGGCGGCGGTTATTTCGATCGTACCCTGGCATCAATGACAGAAAAGCCACGGACGATCGGCGTCGGCTATGCCGATAGCGAACTTTCGACCATCTATCCACAACCCCACGACATACCGATGGACGCGATCGTCACGAGCTAATCGATAGACGCAGGCAAGGCCTGGTTCCTGAATCTCGTTTGCTTCTGAAACCGCCGCGCCTGTCATACACCAAAGGGGCACGGCATATGTCTGACGCAGCATACGTTGATAAGCCGACCTTCG contains:
- a CDS encoding 5-formyltetrahydrofolate cyclo-ligase → MCDTSKPAAYASPPCFMHELAPDCGGKHNGSDVWLDVQRWRKAERKRLLASRLLRPQAHRQNSSDAIAKQLDLDIKQFAGKVIGSYWPIRGEPDLRNWGIEVAERGGRIALPVVIEKGQPLEYRIWTPGDPLERGVWNILVPTRRAAVQPDVVIAPLVGFDPQNYRLGYGGGYFDRTLASMTEKPRTIGVGYADSELSTIYPQPHDIPMDAIVTS